TTTTGTTGGTTTATCCGGTTTGTTTTTCTTTGAAATTGATTATATTCAGTCTGTTGCGATTAGCGGGATGATTGTTGTTGTAATGAGTATGTTATTTTCACTTACACTTCTTCCGGCATTGTTATCGTTAATAGGGAAGCGAATCTTGAAAAGGGATCAAACTGCACCTCGCACTTCAAATATGTGGCGTAAGTTCGCTCAATTTGTTATGAAGCATCCTATTATGATGATTATCGTTGTTACATTGTTTATTATTGTCTGTTTGTTGCCGCTCCGTACTGCTAATCTGCAATTTCCTGGTGTAGAAGCATTGCCAGAGAAAAGTGATACACGAATTGCATATGAAAGGTATGAAGAGTCATTTAACAAAATTGTAAAAACACATGCTGATGTTACACTAGTACTAGAGATGAAAAGTAATGTCATAGAGAAAGAAAATTTACAGAAGTTAGAAGATGTTATTCAAAAACTGAAAAAAGATAAGCGTGTATATAAAGTAAAAGGTCTATATGACGAACTAAACGGTATGAAACCTGAACAGCTTGCTACATTGTTACAATCCCCACAGCGTACGCAAGTGGAACCTATACTGGAAGCATATACAAAAGGAAATAAAACAACTCTTCAAATTTCCTTGGATACAAAGCCGAGAACGGAAACTGCGAAGCAATGGGTTCGTGATTTTAAAGACACGTATAAAGATGACAGTATTACGTATTATTTAGGTGGTATGACAACATTTCAACAAGAGTTAGAGGATGAAATTAAAGATAAAGTTGTGGTTGGGATGTCTGTCATTTTCGGTTCCACTTTCTTTATTTTGCTCTTTGCATTCCGATCTATACTTATTCCAATTAAGGCCATTGTGATGAATGTACTTAGTTTAAGCGCAACCATTGGTATTGTGATTTGGCTATTTGAAGGTGGGCATTTTGGATTGGAAGAAAGTTCAGTTTTATTCGTGTTACCAATCTTTATATTCGGCCTTGTGTTCGGTTTAAGTATGGATTATGAAGTATTTCTTATTTCTCGTATTCATGAATTGTATGAAGAGACAGGAGATAATGATACGGCAACGTTAGAAGGACTTGTATCAACGAGTCGTATCATTACATCAGCTGCTCTCATTATGATTGTTGTAACAGGAGCATTTGCATTTACTGATATTTTACCAGTAAAGCAAATGGGACTCGGTGTGGCACTTGCTATTTTTCTTGATGCAACAATAATTCGACTTATGCTTGTACCAAGTTTAATGAAAATGTTCGGAGATTGGAACTGGTGGCTGCCGTTCCGAAAGAAAAAAGTAAAATCATCGGATTAAAAAAGCGCTCATCTTGTAGAGAGACCACTGAAAAACGGAAGTTTTTCAGTGGTCTTTTTTGATCCGCCATTCTTTCCATATATATTCATTTTGATTTACTGACATATCAATCGTAGATATGAACACAAAAGTGGTTCTTCTCTCATTTCCTCTCTCACCCAAAAAGAAAAGTTTTTTAGCAGTTTCTCTTATAGGATGAGCGCTTTTTTTTTATGAATAGCATTACCCTCTTTTTGCAAATAGTATGTGGTAAGAACAATACATATAAAAGCAGGTGAAGACAATGTTTCGCTATTTTAAATTTAAGTTAAATGATACTGTACAGTTTGCAGAAAATGATGGGCACATGTATCGCATTGTCGGCTATAGACTAGAAAAAGGGTTTTACCCAAAAGATGAATGGACTCATATTATTTATGAATTACTGAGGGAATTTGATGGGTACACAATGGATGCTGAAGAAGAGGAACTTGTGAAAGTAATTCAAGTGGAGGAAGAATATTATAAAATACATGAGATGTCCGGTTATCGGTACCCGGTGAAAATGAAATCGAAGCCAAAAGTTTCTCAGGAAGAAACGATAGATGATTTATTAGATGCTTACAATGACTACAAGCGATTAGCAGATTTTTTTAAAGATTTATCTTATGAGCAAAAAGCAGAACAAATGTTACGAGAAATGAAGAAATTACGTGCTTAGAGGGCAGTCTATGCAATAGACTGTCTTTTGCTTTAAACAATGCATAATGAATCATTTTCCGTTACAATAGTAGAATCAATAGAAATAAGGTGGATAAAGCATGGAAATGAAACGAAAGGGAGAATGGTGCGAAATTACGGTTCCTGCTAAATGGAGCGGTATCAGCATTGATTCTTTGTTAAAAGAAGAATGGGGCGTCCCAAAAAAACTATTACATCAACTTCGTATGGAAAAAGGTATCATCGTCAATGGAGAACGAAAACGATGGAGTGAACCTTTAGCAGAAGGAGATAAATTGCAAGTTCATATGTTTATCCAGGAAGAATATGGTGTCCAGCCGGAGTTCGGTGATTTAGAAGTGATATTTGAAGACGATCACGTATTAATTGTAAATAAACCTGCGCATATGGATACGCATCCTTCTAGCAAAGGTGGAACAGGAACACTTGCAAACCTTGTTGCTTTTCATTTACAAATGCAAGGTGTGGAGACGAAAGTACGGCATATTCATCGATTAGATAAAGATACAACGGGTGGCGTTGTATTTGCAAAGCATGGGATAGCTGGTGCTATTATGGATCGGTTATTAATGGAGCGTAACATTAAAAGAACGTATTTGGCATTGGTGGAAGGGAAAGTAAAAAAGAAGCAAGGGATAATTGACGCAGCGATTGGAAGAGATCGACATCATGCAACAAGACGCCGAGTTTCTTTAAAAGGCGATCAAGCGGTAACGCATTATCGGGTAGAGAAATATTTTAAGCATCAAGATGTAACGCTTGTAACGTTACAATTAGAGACAGGAAAAACACATCAAATTCGCGTTCATATGAGTCATAGTGGTCATCCACTAATTGGTGATACGTTATATGGTGGACAATCCACATATATGTCAAGTCAAGCCTTACATGCTATGCGGATTGCATTTTTACATCCAATTACAAAAGAAGAGATAACAGTAGAGGTTCCACTTCCTAGCTATTTAAATAACATCATGAAATCTTTCCAAACGTCGAACAAGTAAAGTTTTTCTGTTTAGTTGAGAAAGATATTTTTTGCAGGAAATTTTTTGTGAAAATCGAAGCCGTAAATAGAAAAGAGAGGTGAAGATTACTTGGTAAGATATAAATATATTATGGGTATATTTTTTGCTGGCCTTCTATTTACGTTGTTTCTATATCCAAATTTACCGAATTATCTAGCGGTGCACTGGAATCAGAATGGTGAACCAAATGAATATGCGAGGAAGCAAGTGGTGGTATTATTTATTCCTTATCTTATTGTTTTTTTTCATGGTCTGTTGTATATAATCTCACGTTACGTATATAAGTTTAATGAGAATGACCACTATATTGTGATGAGATTTAAAGAGAATGTATCGCTATTTTTATTATTTATTCATATGTTTATTCTTGCTATTGGCACTGGAATAGATATACCATTTCAAACGGGTCTTATAATAGGGATTAGCGCGTTTCTTTTTATGGTTAGTAAAGGATTTAAAAAAGGAAGAAAAAAAGAAGAGGAGCCGATTGTGTTACAGAAAATACGTTTGTTTAGTCAGCGTATTTTTCAATACATGTCGCTTATCATATTAATTTGTTTGTTTTTGAAACTACAATGGGGATTGTATCTACTAATCGGTGTGATTAGCTGTGGGTCTATTGCTTTTATGTGTTGTATTTTGTATTCATATATACTAGAAAATTATGAAACATAAAGTAAAACTTTAATCAGTGGGAGCTTCTTTATCCCCCTCCGCTGATTATCGGCCCTCACCAATCGGGCTTTTCCGGGCAGTTGATCCCAAAACCTAACGTCTTGTTTTCGCTGAATTTTGAGGTGGGGGTCTTACTGCTCGCGAATAGAGGGAAAAAGGAGTCTTCTATAATAGGAGACTCCTTATATATATAAATCCATTTTGATTTTCCAATATATAAGTCGCGGCTATGAAGACCAAAAGGAGACCTGCACCCATTGTCTCCTTTTGGTTTCACATGGCATGGGACAGAAAAAGGATCTGACCGCTTCTATGTGCGGCCAGATCCTCTCTCTCCCTCTAAAAAGAAAGGTTTTAATTCATATACTTACTTCGTAATAAATTGTTGTGTCCAGTAGTTTCCACTTTCAACATAACCAACACCGATGTGAGTGTAACCGCTATTTAAAATATTTGCACGGTGACCTTCACTATTCATCCAAGCTTGTACAACTTCTTCTGGTGTACGTTGGCCTTGTGCGATGTTTTCACCTGCAGATTTATAAGAAATACCGAACTTCTTCATCATATCGAATGGAGATCCGTATGTTGGGCTATTATGATCGAAGTAGTTATTTTTTTGCATATCTTCAGATTTAGCACGTGCAACTTTACTTAATTCAGCGTCAACTTTTAATGCTGGTAAGCCTTGTTTTGCACGCTCAGCATTTGTTAATTCAACAACGCGTTGTTCAAATTCGCTTAAAGAGCCTTTTGCTTCTTCAGCTGGCTTATTTTCAGCCGGTTTTTGTGCTTCATTGTTATTAGTATTGTTATTAGTATTGTTGTTGTTGTTGTTGTTGTTGTTTTCAGCCGGCTTTTGAGCCTCTGGTTTTGCTGTTTCTTCAGCCGGTTTTTGTTCTACCGGTTTAGTAGTTTCTGGTTTAGTAACCTCTGGTGTAGTAGGTACGTTTGGTTGCTGACCAGGAATGAAGCAGTTCCCTTGTTGGAATTTTACTTGATTCCATTGTGCTAGAGAGTTAATTCCCATAGATTGTAAGTATTTTTGTAATTCTTGTTGATTCATATGTTGCATAAAGACTTTGGAATGTTGAATATTCTGAACCTTTATTGTGGATGATTGTACCGTTGCTGCCTCGGCACTAAGAGTAGATGCTCCGAATGTAAATGCAGTTGCTGCTGCTACAGATAATAAAACACGCTTTTTCATGATATGTGTCCCCCTATGTAAAAGTTTTTTAACTGTTCTCACACAGATTTATTTTTGACAGCCTGTCCGACTGACAAATTCATCGTAGCATACAAATTGCCGGAAAAAAGATGGAAAAAAATACATAGACTATAAAATTACCTATTTTATCCTAGATTTAAATAAGAGATGAAATGCGAGAAAACTAGATTGTAAAAGGAAATTTCAGCATTTTTTGCCTTGCTTATAAAGGTGATATTTTGGGTGAAATTACCTATTTAGGAAAGATGAAAACCATTCACATCAAGGGTTTTACCACTTTTTTGAGGAATATAATGGATGCTTTTTTACGAAGTTGTAATCTTTTTGTTGTTCTTTTTTTATAGACGGTAACATATTTTTAATCTTGTAGCGAATAAAAAAGCGGCTATCTCTTTACATAGAAGAAAGAGATAGCCGTTTTCACATTGTTACATATATTACAAGTTTGATTCAATTGCTTCTAATAATAAATCTACAATATGAATACCTCTCATTTTATGAGAAAGCTTTTCACGTTCAATGCCGAGTTTCATTTGTAGTAAGCACCCTGGATTTGCAGTGACAATTATTGTTGCATCGGTTTCATGAACACGTTCCATTTTGTAATCTAAAAATTCCATGGATAATTCCGAATGTACAATATTATAAATACCAGCAGAACCACAGCAACGATCCGCTTCTTTCATTTCACGATATGTCACACCTTGAATTGCTTGTAAGAGCATACGAGGTTGAGAAGATGTCCGCATGACATTACGCAAGTGACAAGAGTCTTGATACGTAATAATTTGCGGAGGAAGGCGTAAATCAGTTCGTTTATGAAAATCTAATTCTACTAAAATAGCAGTGATATCTTTTATTTTCGTAACAAATTGTTTTGCGCGTTCTGCCCATTTTGGATCATCTTTTAATAAGTAGTCATAATCTACGAGATACGCGCCACAACCACCGGCGTTTGTAATAATATAATCAATTTTTAAATCTTCAAAGGCTTGGATGTTTCGTTTTGCAAGCTCTTTTGCGCCACTTTTTTCTCCGGCATGACCATGTAGTGCTCCGCAGCAATTTTGTTCTTTTGGAATCACAACATCACAGCCAGCAAGTTGAAGGAGTTTCATCGTAGCGTTGTTTGTTTCCAAAAACATTGTATCCATTAAACAGCCAGTAAAGAAAGCAACACGTTTTTTCTTTGTTGTTTCAGCTGGTAAAAATTCAGGGCGATTTTTCATTTCTTTCATCTTAGGTACTTTTGGTAAGACGAGATCCATTGTTGCGAGTGTTTCTGGGAACAACTTCATAATGCCTGTTTTATGTGTTAACGTTTGTAAGCCAGAGCGTTGATAAAAACCGATTAGTCCTGTTAATGTTCGCATGCGATTTTGGTGAGGGAATAAGCCTTCGAATACAATTTTGCGAACAGCTTTGACGGGCATTGAGAACTTTTTATTTTGATTCATAATATCGCGTGCTTCTTCTAATAAATGTCCGTAATTTACGCCAGATGGGCAAACAGGTTCACAAGCGCGGCACCCAAGGCAAACATTTAATGTATTTTCAATATCTTCATCCGGCTCAATTAATCCATCGACAACGCCCTTCATTAAAGCGATACGACCGCGCGGGGAATGAGACTCTTTATATCCAGATTGAATATAGGTAGGACAAGTTGGTAAACAAAATCCACATCGCATACAGTTTAATAATTCATCTTCATTCAGGCGTTCTTTAAATGCTTTTTGAATCTGTCCCTTATTTAATGTTGTCATCTTTCTACCACCACTCTTTTACGAGAGTCCTTGGCAAACATTTTTCCAGGATTCATAATGTTATGTGGATCGAAAGCTTGCTTAATACCTTTCATAGCAGCGATGCCTTCTTTTCCTAATTTCAACTCTAAATAAGGAGCTTTCATGGCACCAACGCCATGTTCACCTGTAATGGTACCACCAAGTTCAATTGCCTTTTCGAAAATTTCTGCAAAGGCTTGTTCAGCACGGTGCATTTCTTCAGCATTACGAGCATCGGTCATACATGTTGGATGTAAGTTTCCATCACCAGCATGCCCAAATGTACAAATAGAAATATCATATTTTTTAGCGATGGCATTAATTGCTTCAACCATAGGAGCAATTTGAGAACGTGGTACAGTAGCATCTTCTAAAATTGTGGTAGGTTTCAGTCTTGCTAGAGCAGAGAGCGCACTGCGACGCGCTGTACGGAGTGCATCTGCTTCTGTTTCATCCTTTGCAATACGAACATCAACCGCATGCATAGAACGGCAAACTTCAGCCATTTTTTCAATATCGCGGTTCACAACTTCAGGAGAGCCATCTTGTTCGATTAGGAGAATTGCTTTTACATCTGTTGGTAAACCAATCTGTGCAAATTCTTCTACCACTTCAATTGTTGGTTGATCTAAAAATTCAAGTGTTGCTGGAATAATTTTATTGGCAATAATTGCTGATACAGCACGAGCGGCTTCATTGATGTCTTGATATAATGCAAGCATTGTTTTCTTTGTTTCAGGCATTGGAACAAGTTTTAAAATGGCTTCTGTTACAACACCAAGTGTGCCTTCAGAGCCGATGAATAGGCGAGTTAAATCATAGCCAGCTACATCTTTTGCTAATTTACCACCGGTGCGAATGATATCACCATTTGGCAAGACAATCTCAAGGCCCATAACATAATCTCGTGTTACACCGTATTTTAAACCCCGTAAGCCACCGGAATTTTCATTGATATTCCCACCGATTGTAGAAATCTTCATAGAGCTTGGATCTGGTGGATAAAATAGCCCTTTTTCTTCCACTGCTTTAATAATATCAAGTGTAATGACACCAGCTTGCACGGTAATTGTTAAGTTTTCTTCATCTATTTCTAAAATATGATTCATATGGCGGAAGATAAGAACAACTCCGCCTTCAAGTGGACATGTTCCTGCGCAAAGGTTTGTTCCAGAGCCTCGTACGTAAACTGGAACTTTATGATTGTTACATACTTTTAATATTTCAGCTACTTCGTTCGTGTTGCGTGGTGCGACAACCGCATCGGGCATCGCTTGGAAATTTGGAGTTGCATCGTAGCTATAGGTTAAACGTCCCATGTTGGACGTATCTACATTATCTTTGCCAACAATGGATACGAATGAATCAATAATATGTTGTTCTAACATTAGAAAATCCCCCTCAAACTGTTAACTTGTTTATCCTATTCATAAGAGTTTGACTCATTTCATCATTCAGTGACTATTTACTGAATGATGAAAATAAGAATATACACGTTGTAACAGTGTTTTCATTATAATCATAAAAAAGTAGGGGATTTCTTTCTATGTATAATCAACTGAAGATTAATTGTTTTTGCTGTCTTTTTTTGTATGATTATCTAATAAAAGAAGTGCAAAGTATAAAATAATTAAATCTTTAAATTGTTTTGGGTCAAGTCCTGTATAATCTTCTATTTTTTTAAGTCTGTAATGTAATGTATTAATATGAATGTGTAACAGTTCTGCTGTTTGTTTATAGGATTGATTATGATCGATAAATAAGCGTAGTGTTTGCATGAGTTCAGTTGCAGGTAGCAAGTGATAAATGGTGCGTTGAAGAAATTCTTCACGAGTGTTAGCGGTAATATCTTGTAAACACATTTCTAAACGTAAATCTTCATTAAATATAATGCCTTTTGTTTTAAAGGCAACCGAAAGCGCACGCAATGCTTGTTCGTATGATACATGCATTTCATTTGGCATTACTGTTTGTCCAATACCAATATATAGTATAATCGGAAATAAAGATTCACAATCGTGTTTCAATCTCTTTAAAAATTGAAAAGTTCTTTTCTTTGCTTCCATTGTTGTAAATAATATAAAACGGTCATTTCCCCAGCGTACAAATAGTTCTTCTTTAGCTAACAAGTTACGAATATGCTGCCAAATTTTCCGTTGTAGCATTGTATCATCTTGATCAAATGAAAATAAAATAAGTTGTTTTTTCTTATGTAAATCGATACCGAGTGTTTTCGCACGGTCGAGAAAACTAGGAGACCAATCATTGCTTTGCAACCAATCAAAAACAAAAGCTTCATAGGAACGTTGCTCGAGTTCTAGTTGTTCTAAAAAATAATTTTCATGAATTAATAATTCGGTCATTTTTCGTAATATTTCCCCGTATTGTGAAATGTTTTCGGGTTCACCTGTAATGCCAATAACGCCAATTACTTCATCATGGAAAAGGAGAGGCAGATTCATTCCTGCTTTTACCCCTTGTAAATATCGTTCATCTTCTTTTGTAATGATGACAGTTTTCTTTTCTTTCGCACAGCGAAGGGCGCCTTCATGAAATTGTCCAATTCGTGCTGGATTTGTGCTAGCGATAATTGTGCCTTGTATATCAATAATTATAATATTTTCAGTAATTAGCCTTCGAACTTCACGGACAATTTTGTTTGCTAAATCGGGAAAAAGCATAATTTGCACACCTCTATTTCTATTTGTTGTACATTATATATGTAGTTTTATTAAGACTAGGAAGATTTCACACTTTCCTCACAAATATTTGCTATTTTACAATTATAACGAAATCATCTAAAGATGGAGGGAATCTTTTGAAGAAATACTTTTTTCTGCTATGTTTTTTGTTTCTGTTAGCAGGATGTCAGGGGAATTCATATACACCGATTGCTAAAAATAAAAGTATCATCATAACAACAAATATTAAAGAAGGTAGCGTTAGTTTTATTGATGAAAAGTCGAAAAAGACATTAACAACATGGGAATTAAAAGAACCTATTACAGGAATCGTGCTGCTGCCAAGTGGGGAAGACATGCTTGTATATGGTAAGCAGTTAGAATATGCATATATATACTCGTTAACAGAAGGAAACGAAGTGAACAAATGGAAAACGGGAAAAGGAATTACGAATGTCATCGTATCAAATGATGGAAAACAATTATTTATGGCTGATCAAAATGAACAAAAAGTACGATTCTTTACAATAAATGGAAAAGAGACAGAGAGTGTTTCGGTAGGGAAAGGCCCGCTAACAATGGTGCAGAATGATAAACAATTACATGTATTAAATTTTTATGATACACAGTTATCAACAATTGACTTAGACCAAAAGAAAGTTGTGCATTCATTTATGGTACCACCAGCATCAACAGGGGCAATGGTCAGCGCTGATGGAAAGGAAATATGGATTGGTGGACATGGAGATGGGAAGCAAGTGAATGAGAAAGTATTGGTTTATTCTTTAGCAGATGGACAGATGGTTCGCTCTTTACATGCACCATTTATGCCAGTTAGTCTTGCGGGAGATGAAAAATTCGTGTATGCATTAAGTCATGGATCGAATACATTAAGAAAATTTGATGCGCGAACATATCAAGAAGTAGGAGCTCTTGAGGTAGGATCTAATCCATTTGCTTTTTTGAAAAGTGGGAAAGAAGGTTATGTAGCTAGCTATGATAGTAATGAAGTGTATGTAATTGATATTCAGAAAATGAAAGTGAAACAAACGATTGCGGTTGGAAAGGGACCGTTTCAACTTACGCAGCGAGAAGGGAGAGAGAGATGAACAAACATAAAGTATTACTTGTAGATGATGAAAGTGATATGAGACAGCTTGTTGGCATGTATTTAGATAATTTCGGATATGAATGGGGAGAAGCAGAGAACGGAAAAGATGCGCTTCATATGCTTGATACAGATCATTACGATTTTGTTATTTTAGATATTATGATGCCACAGATGGATGGAATTTCAGTCTGTAAAGAAATTCGAAAAACATCGGATGTACCAATTATTTTTTTAACAGCAAAAGGAGAAGAATGGAACCGCGTTAATGGTTTACGGATGGGAGCGGACGATTATATTGTAAAGCCATTTAGTCCAGGTGAGCTCATTGCTCGTATGGAAGCTGTATTAAGAAGATATACGAAGCAAGAACAACAAGAAGAAGAACTTCAATTTGGTCCAATCGTAATTAACGAAAAAAGTCGTCGAATTGAAATAGACGGAGAGCCTATTTCTCTTACTGTAAAAGAGTTTGATCTACTTTATTTTCTTTGCGGGCATAGTGGACAAGTGTTTAGTCGTGAGCAATTACTTGAAAAAGTATGGGGATATGATTACGCAGGAAGTACGAGAACGGTAGATACACATGTGAAAACGATGCGTTTAAAACTTGGAGAAAGTGGAAACTACATTCAAACAGTTTGGGGTGTAGGTTATAAATTTGAGGTGTAACATGTTTACGATGGTACAAAAGCTTTGGCTTACGGTGGTATGTGCAGTATGTGTGACAGTTTCTTTTCTTTATTTCGTGTCCTTATATTCATATGAAAAGTTATATGTTCAAAACATTGAAGATTCGTTAGTAATGGAAGGGAAAAGGCTCGTATCTCAATATAAAAAGGACGAGGGTACGTTAGCGTTTGGAGAGAAAGTTCAGGCATTTGATCGTATCTCGAGTGCGGATGTACTTTTCGTTAGTAATCCTCGTGATTTAAGTGCTTGTATACCTTTTGATGTACATCATCATTCCCTTATTAGTGAGAGT
This sequence is a window from Bacillus pseudomycoides DSM 12442. Protein-coding genes within it:
- a CDS encoding YncE family protein; amino-acid sequence: MKKYFFLLCFLFLLAGCQGNSYTPIAKNKSIIITTNIKEGSVSFIDEKSKKTLTTWELKEPITGIVLLPSGEDMLVYGKQLEYAYIYSLTEGNEVNKWKTGKGITNVIVSNDGKQLFMADQNEQKVRFFTINGKETESVSVGKGPLTMVQNDKQLHVLNFYDTQLSTIDLDQKKVVHSFMVPPASTGAMVSADGKEIWIGGHGDGKQVNEKVLVYSLADGQMVRSLHAPFMPVSLAGDEKFVYALSHGSNTLRKFDARTYQEVGALEVGSNPFAFLKSGKEGYVASYDSNEVYVIDIQKMKVKQTIAVGKGPFQLTQREGRER
- the glcD gene encoding glycolate oxidase subunit GlcD; this translates as MLEQHIIDSFVSIVGKDNVDTSNMGRLTYSYDATPNFQAMPDAVVAPRNTNEVAEILKVCNNHKVPVYVRGSGTNLCAGTCPLEGGVVLIFRHMNHILEIDEENLTITVQAGVITLDIIKAVEEKGLFYPPDPSSMKISTIGGNINENSGGLRGLKYGVTRDYVMGLEIVLPNGDIIRTGGKLAKDVAGYDLTRLFIGSEGTLGVVTEAILKLVPMPETKKTMLALYQDINEAARAVSAIIANKIIPATLEFLDQPTIEVVEEFAQIGLPTDVKAILLIEQDGSPEVVNRDIEKMAEVCRSMHAVDVRIAKDETEADALRTARRSALSALARLKPTTILEDATVPRSQIAPMVEAINAIAKKYDISICTFGHAGDGNLHPTCMTDARNAEEMHRAEQAFAEIFEKAIELGGTITGEHGVGAMKAPYLELKLGKEGIAAMKGIKQAFDPHNIMNPGKMFAKDSRKRVVVER
- a CDS encoding CdaR family transcriptional regulator, coding for MLFPDLANKIVREVRRLITENIIIIDIQGTIIASTNPARIGQFHEGALRCAKEKKTVIITKEDERYLQGVKAGMNLPLLFHDEVIGVIGITGEPENISQYGEILRKMTELLIHENYFLEQLELEQRSYEAFVFDWLQSNDWSPSFLDRAKTLGIDLHKKKQLILFSFDQDDTMLQRKIWQHIRNLLAKEELFVRWGNDRFILFTTMEAKKRTFQFLKRLKHDCESLFPIILYIGIGQTVMPNEMHVSYEQALRALSVAFKTKGIIFNEDLRLEMCLQDITANTREEFLQRTIYHLLPATELMQTLRLFIDHNQSYKQTAELLHIHINTLHYRLKKIEDYTGLDPKQFKDLIILYFALLLLDNHTKKDSKNN
- a CDS encoding response regulator transcription factor: MNKHKVLLVDDESDMRQLVGMYLDNFGYEWGEAENGKDALHMLDTDHYDFVILDIMMPQMDGISVCKEIRKTSDVPIIFLTAKGEEWNRVNGLRMGADDYIVKPFSPGELIARMEAVLRRYTKQEQQEEELQFGPIVINEKSRRIEIDGEPISLTVKEFDLLYFLCGHSGQVFSREQLLEKVWGYDYAGSTRTVDTHVKTMRLKLGESGNYIQTVWGVGYKFEV
- a CDS encoding (Fe-S)-binding protein; translated protein: MTTLNKGQIQKAFKERLNEDELLNCMRCGFCLPTCPTYIQSGYKESHSPRGRIALMKGVVDGLIEPDEDIENTLNVCLGCRACEPVCPSGVNYGHLLEEARDIMNQNKKFSMPVKAVRKIVFEGLFPHQNRMRTLTGLIGFYQRSGLQTLTHKTGIMKLFPETLATMDLVLPKVPKMKEMKNRPEFLPAETTKKKRVAFFTGCLMDTMFLETNNATMKLLQLAGCDVVIPKEQNCCGALHGHAGEKSGAKELAKRNIQAFEDLKIDYIITNAGGCGAYLVDYDYLLKDDPKWAERAKQFVTKIKDITAILVELDFHKRTDLRLPPQIITYQDSCHLRNVMRTSSQPRMLLQAIQGVTYREMKEADRCCGSAGIYNIVHSELSMEFLDYKMERVHETDATIIVTANPGCLLQMKLGIEREKLSHKMRGIHIVDLLLEAIESNL
- a CDS encoding MMPL family transporter; the protein is MKTNVHKIDKWGNFGSFLYQLRYTVIITLVVLAIALGIFAPKLPGVLGGDGFQTKGDYQTTKAILDKDFKQSQDTLLLVFQKNKGISKEDFQKRIEDITTRIQTKETYDSFHHPLENKEMLQDDIAYATILFSGKTSKERNEKTLQFAKEIEKESNDTLKVSPTGFPKINEEINERTQNDLKVAEMIGLPIAFLVLLFSFGSLLASILPILNGALSVISTMGILYFIGVDKELSIFVLNVAPMIGLALSIDFALLFVNRFREEVAYRTVKEAIAVTYQTAGRAIVFSGLCVFVGLSGLFFFEIDYIQSVAISGMIVVVMSMLFSLTLLPALLSLIGKRILKRDQTAPRTSNMWRKFAQFVMKHPIMMIIVVTLFIIVCLLPLRTANLQFPGVEALPEKSDTRIAYERYEESFNKIVKTHADVTLVLEMKSNVIEKENLQKLEDVIQKLKKDKRVYKVKGLYDELNGMKPEQLATLLQSPQRTQVEPILEAYTKGNKTTLQISLDTKPRTETAKQWVRDFKDTYKDDSITYYLGGMTTFQQELEDEIKDKVVVGMSVIFGSTFFILLFAFRSILIPIKAIVMNVLSLSATIGIVIWLFEGGHFGLEESSVLFVLPIFIFGLVFGLSMDYEVFLISRIHELYEETGDNDTATLEGLVSTSRIITSAALIMIVVTGAFAFTDILPVKQMGLGVALAIFLDATIIRLMLVPSLMKMFGDWNWWLPFRKKKVKSSD
- a CDS encoding CAP domain-containing protein; protein product: MKKRVLLSVAAATAFTFGASTLSAEAATVQSSTIKVQNIQHSKVFMQHMNQQELQKYLQSMGINSLAQWNQVKFQQGNCFIPGQQPNVPTTPEVTKPETTKPVEQKPAEETAKPEAQKPAENNNNNNNNNTNNNTNNNEAQKPAENKPAEEAKGSLSEFEQRVVELTNAERAKQGLPALKVDAELSKVARAKSEDMQKNNYFDHNSPTYGSPFDMMKKFGISYKSAGENIAQGQRTPEEVVQAWMNSEGHRANILNSGYTHIGVGYVESGNYWTQQFITK
- a CDS encoding DUF1648 domain-containing protein; amino-acid sequence: MVRYKYIMGIFFAGLLFTLFLYPNLPNYLAVHWNQNGEPNEYARKQVVVLFIPYLIVFFHGLLYIISRYVYKFNENDHYIVMRFKENVSLFLLFIHMFILAIGTGIDIPFQTGLIIGISAFLFMVSKGFKKGRKKEEEPIVLQKIRLFSQRIFQYMSLIILICLFLKLQWGLYLLIGVISCGSIAFMCCILYSYILENYET
- a CDS encoding RluA family pseudouridine synthase, giving the protein MEMKRKGEWCEITVPAKWSGISIDSLLKEEWGVPKKLLHQLRMEKGIIVNGERKRWSEPLAEGDKLQVHMFIQEEYGVQPEFGDLEVIFEDDHVLIVNKPAHMDTHPSSKGGTGTLANLVAFHLQMQGVETKVRHIHRLDKDTTGGVVFAKHGIAGAIMDRLLMERNIKRTYLALVEGKVKKKQGIIDAAIGRDRHHATRRRVSLKGDQAVTHYRVEKYFKHQDVTLVTLQLETGKTHQIRVHMSHSGHPLIGDTLYGGQSTYMSSQALHAMRIAFLHPITKEEITVEVPLPSYLNNIMKSFQTSNK